One Rhizobium acidisoli DNA window includes the following coding sequences:
- a CDS encoding adenylate/guanylate cyclase domain-containing protein, with protein sequence MTTVSATGIFSERTIRRARLGSGLVIFIFVLMHLSNHAIGLISVSAADKAARLFMAIWRNPVGTTIFYSSVLIHIALVLRAIYMRRSLVMPKGEMAQIVLGLLIPLLLIDHVIGTRIAHELYGYIDDYETVVGSLWIRAPANGLRQAFGLLAVWIHGCIGLHFWLRYRPWYPGLAPLLLALAILVPVLSLLGFVEMGRTLADPAYQQAIANSPYKATVNSRYASNPEVLRQVSTIRAGLYGAFSAALLIVVAARARRRLKEALDQVAVHYPGGEVIRVPRGFSVLEASRLGGLPHYSVCGGKGQCSTCRVQILGDYEHLPVPDKMEQTTLRRINAGPDVRLACQLRPNRDVAVAPLLVPALEAALPANSQETSPGREREIAVLFVDIRHFTTLTETRLPFDVVFLLNRYFAIIGKAVEQAGGRLDKFIGDGAMALFGLNTAPEEACRQALKAAAAIVAEIEKLAAELSEELALPLRIAIGIHTGPAVVGTMGYGRVRSMTAIGDTVNVASRLESAAKEFEAAIVISEPVASLSGADLSGIESREISVRGRALPLKVYVIPREKAAEPLEGKD encoded by the coding sequence ATGACGACGGTCTCGGCCACAGGGATTTTTTCGGAGCGTACGATCAGAAGGGCAAGGCTCGGTTCCGGCCTGGTCATTTTCATCTTCGTCCTCATGCATTTGTCGAACCATGCGATCGGCCTGATTTCCGTCTCGGCCGCCGATAAGGCCGCCCGCCTGTTCATGGCGATCTGGCGCAACCCTGTCGGCACGACCATCTTCTATTCGTCGGTTCTGATCCATATAGCGCTGGTGCTGCGGGCCATTTATATGCGCCGCAGCCTGGTCATGCCAAAGGGCGAAATGGCGCAGATCGTGCTCGGCCTGCTGATCCCGCTGCTTCTCATCGATCATGTCATCGGCACGCGGATCGCCCACGAGCTCTATGGCTATATCGATGACTACGAGACGGTCGTCGGCTCGCTGTGGATCCGGGCTCCGGCAAACGGCCTGCGGCAGGCGTTCGGTCTCCTCGCCGTCTGGATCCATGGCTGCATCGGCCTGCATTTCTGGCTGCGCTACCGCCCTTGGTATCCAGGCCTGGCGCCGCTGCTGCTGGCGCTGGCAATCCTCGTGCCGGTGCTCTCGCTGCTCGGCTTCGTCGAAATGGGCCGCACGCTTGCCGACCCCGCCTATCAGCAGGCGATCGCCAACAGCCCCTATAAGGCGACGGTCAACTCCCGTTATGCCTCGAACCCGGAGGTTCTCCGCCAGGTTTCGACGATCCGCGCAGGGCTTTACGGCGCTTTCTCGGCCGCGCTCCTGATCGTCGTCGCAGCCCGCGCCCGGCGCAGGCTGAAGGAGGCCCTCGACCAGGTGGCCGTGCATTATCCGGGTGGCGAAGTGATCCGTGTGCCGCGCGGCTTCTCGGTGCTTGAGGCAAGCCGGCTCGGCGGCCTGCCGCATTATTCCGTCTGCGGCGGAAAGGGCCAGTGCTCCACCTGTCGGGTGCAGATCCTCGGCGACTACGAACACCTGCCGGTCCCCGACAAGATGGAACAGACGACCCTGAGGCGCATCAATGCCGGCCCGGATGTGCGGCTTGCCTGCCAGCTTCGCCCGAACCGCGATGTCGCGGTCGCGCCGCTGCTGGTGCCGGCGCTCGAAGCCGCCCTTCCCGCCAACAGCCAGGAGACCAGCCCGGGGCGCGAACGTGAGATCGCCGTGCTTTTCGTCGACATTCGCCATTTTACCACGCTGACGGAAACGCGCCTCCCCTTCGACGTCGTCTTCCTGCTGAACCGCTATTTCGCCATCATCGGCAAGGCGGTGGAGCAGGCGGGCGGGCGGCTCGACAAGTTCATCGGCGACGGCGCCATGGCGCTTTTCGGCCTCAACACCGCGCCTGAGGAAGCCTGCCGCCAGGCGCTGAAGGCGGCCGCGGCGATCGTCGCCGAGATCGAGAAACTCGCCGCGGAGCTGTCCGAGGAACTGGCGCTGCCGCTGCGCATTGCGATCGGCATCCACACCGGCCCGGCCGTCGTCGGCACAATGGGCTATGGCCGGGTGCGCAGCATGACTGCGATCGGCGATACCGTGAATGTCGCGAGCCGCCTGGAAAGTGCCGCTAAGGAATTCGAGGCGGCGATTGTCATCTCCGAGCCGGTGGCGAGCCTCTCCGGCGCTGATCTTTCCGGCATCGAAAGCCGTGAAATCAGCGTGCGCGGCCGCGCCCTGCCCTTGAAAGTCTACGTCATTCCGAGAGAGAAAGCGGCAGAACCGCTCGAAGGAAAAGACTGA
- a CDS encoding FkbM family methyltransferase, whose translation MSGKPWLTAKYWSRRLRKARNTAASRFFDTRFGRRLLVENIGPRVISMTVDAGDHLMTFSPGDYIGRKVFRKGHFERDAVDRLIVILRERGLLRKDATLLEIGGNIGTQTVYFALSGTYARIVSIEPDPRNFPLLELNIRQNRLEEKVHLVNCAAGEREGEIDFFLNRNNHGKSSAIRQSPTDRKISVPVKPVSEILAGLSIDPGAIGLVWMDIEGYEPIACRSMQPLLARRVPLHMEITPLFYGTEGTRAFISMLASYYEDCLVLFEDREEEMKVRDLPGEFDQYNVLLLP comes from the coding sequence ATGTCCGGCAAGCCCTGGCTCACCGCCAAATATTGGAGCCGCCGCCTGCGCAAGGCGCGCAACACCGCAGCCTCGCGATTCTTCGACACCCGCTTCGGCCGCCGCCTGCTGGTCGAAAATATCGGCCCGCGCGTCATCTCGATGACGGTCGACGCCGGCGACCATCTGATGACCTTCTCGCCCGGCGACTATATCGGCCGCAAGGTCTTCCGGAAGGGCCATTTCGAGCGCGACGCGGTCGACCGGCTGATCGTCATCCTGCGCGAGCGCGGCCTCCTCAGAAAGGATGCGACGCTGCTGGAGATCGGCGGCAATATCGGCACCCAGACTGTCTATTTCGCCTTGAGTGGCACTTACGCCCGGATCGTCAGCATCGAGCCCGACCCGCGCAATTTCCCGCTGCTTGAACTTAACATCCGCCAGAACCGGCTGGAAGAAAAGGTCCACCTCGTCAATTGCGCCGCCGGCGAGCGCGAAGGCGAGATCGACTTCTTCCTCAACCGCAACAATCACGGCAAGAGCAGCGCCATCCGCCAGAGCCCGACCGACAGGAAGATCAGCGTGCCGGTGAAGCCGGTCTCCGAAATCCTCGCCGGCCTTTCGATCGATCCTGGAGCAATCGGCCTCGTCTGGATGGATATCGAAGGCTATGAACCGATCGCCTGCCGCTCGATGCAGCCCCTGCTTGCCCGCCGCGTACCGCTCCATATGGAAATCACCCCGCTCTTCTACGGAACCGAGGGAACGAGAGCTTTCATCTCCATGCTCGCCAGCTACTATGAGGACTGCCTCGTCCTCTTCGAGGACCGCGAGGAGGAGATGAAGGTGCGCGATCTGCCCGGCGAATTCGATCAGTATAACGTGCTGCTTCTGCCGTAG
- a CDS encoding quinone oxidoreductase family protein, translating into MTDQIVMLNAPGDVTRFQVQDHRPAAPGRGEIKIRHEAMGTNFLDIYHRKGIYPMPFYPAVIGAEAAGVVAAVGPDVTGLQEGDRVAYAGPPVGAYCSTRTIAAERVIRLPEAVSAKTAASSLLKGMTAYMLLKKTCDVRDGSRILIHAAAGGLGSILVRWAKSLNATVIGTVSTPEKAVLAKSFGADHLIIGREADIVAEVQLLTNGNGVDVAIDGIGGDMLVKSLRSVRAFGMAVTIGQAAGPVPPVPVEELRPGKSLSHPSIMAWCADVDRYREAAQAAVQAMEAGIVCQIAAEFSLADVANAHIEMESGRAAGSILLIP; encoded by the coding sequence ATGACAGATCAGATCGTAATGTTGAACGCCCCCGGCGACGTCACGCGGTTTCAGGTACAGGATCACCGTCCGGCCGCTCCCGGTCGAGGCGAGATAAAAATTCGTCATGAAGCGATGGGGACCAACTTCCTGGACATCTATCATCGGAAGGGCATCTATCCGATGCCCTTCTATCCGGCGGTGATCGGTGCTGAGGCTGCGGGTGTCGTGGCAGCGGTCGGTCCTGACGTGACGGGCTTGCAAGAGGGCGACCGGGTGGCGTATGCGGGGCCGCCGGTCGGAGCCTATTGCTCGACAAGGACCATTGCCGCTGAAAGAGTGATCAGGCTTCCCGAAGCGGTTTCGGCGAAAACGGCTGCAAGCTCGCTGCTCAAGGGCATGACGGCCTACATGCTGCTGAAGAAGACGTGCGATGTTCGCGACGGAAGTCGTATTCTGATCCACGCGGCCGCTGGTGGGCTTGGAAGCATCCTCGTTCGCTGGGCCAAGTCGCTCAATGCCACGGTGATCGGCACCGTCAGCACGCCCGAAAAGGCGGTGCTCGCCAAGTCCTTCGGCGCGGATCATCTCATCATCGGGCGCGAGGCCGATATTGTCGCGGAAGTCCAACTGCTTACGAATGGCAACGGCGTTGACGTCGCCATTGACGGAATTGGCGGCGATATGCTGGTCAAAAGCCTTCGTTCGGTCCGAGCCTTCGGGATGGCTGTGACCATCGGGCAAGCCGCCGGACCGGTTCCTCCGGTTCCGGTCGAGGAGCTTCGGCCCGGCAAGTCGCTCTCTCACCCGAGCATCATGGCCTGGTGCGCCGATGTCGACAGATACCGCGAGGCGGCGCAGGCGGCAGTCCAGGCCATGGAAGCAGGGATCGTCTGCCAGATCGCGGCCGAGTTCAGCCTGGCAGATGTTGCAAATGCGCATATCGAAATGGAGTCAGGGCGGGCCGCAGGCAGTATTTTGCTGATCCCTTAA
- a CDS encoding LysR family transcriptional regulator, translated as MSGNKFTQLDWDDLRHFLALAQSGTFLGAAKQLGVEHATISRRVSSLEAKLERKLIDRRGRRVILTLEGEKVAKHAAVIALQTAAVEQIGRSSATEVRGHVRISAPPALSSVLLAKPIVAIRRDHPGVQITLVGEKRFTSLNRREADIAVRLSRPEDGDYSITKLHELTFNLFASKRYLETVAPSEWTFIGYDEAMNASPQQLRLKEVAAGRPIALRSSVLEFQVAAARLDGGVVMLPDFAVPGDLQRIEGEHALLRELWLVVHSEIKDVPSIRVVLDALKRAFKKEPHAGPPHLSE; from the coding sequence ATGAGTGGGAACAAATTCACACAACTCGATTGGGACGACTTGCGGCATTTTCTGGCGCTGGCGCAGTCGGGAACGTTTCTCGGCGCGGCAAAGCAGCTGGGGGTCGAACACGCGACCATAAGCCGGCGCGTCTCATCGCTTGAGGCTAAGCTGGAACGCAAGCTCATCGACCGTCGCGGGCGGCGCGTCATTCTCACTCTGGAAGGGGAGAAGGTTGCCAAACATGCCGCTGTCATCGCCCTGCAAACTGCCGCGGTCGAGCAGATTGGGCGCAGCAGTGCGACGGAAGTGCGCGGCCATGTGCGGATCAGCGCCCCTCCCGCTCTTTCGAGCGTGCTTCTGGCAAAACCGATCGTCGCTATCCGGCGCGATCATCCGGGTGTTCAAATTACGCTTGTTGGCGAGAAACGGTTTACGTCTTTGAACCGGCGCGAGGCTGACATCGCGGTCCGACTGTCAAGACCGGAAGATGGCGACTATTCGATCACCAAGCTCCACGAGCTGACTTTCAATCTCTTCGCCTCGAAGCGTTATCTCGAAACCGTTGCGCCGTCCGAATGGACCTTCATCGGCTACGACGAAGCGATGAATGCCTCGCCGCAGCAGCTGCGTCTCAAGGAAGTGGCCGCCGGCCGCCCAATTGCATTGAGATCATCCGTTCTCGAGTTTCAGGTCGCGGCCGCAAGGCTCGACGGAGGTGTCGTCATGCTACCCGATTTCGCAGTCCCCGGAGATCTCCAGCGCATCGAGGGCGAACATGCTCTGCTAAGGGAGCTGTGGCTGGTCGTGCACTCGGAGATCAAGGACGTTCCGTCCATTCGTGTCGTCCTCGATGCGCTCAAGCGCGCGTTCAAAAAGGAGCCTCATGCCGGCCCGCCCCATTTGTCCGAGTAA
- a CDS encoding ankyrin repeat domain-containing protein translates to MRELIGSLLIYLSAAVAAHGGPLHDAVKSGDLTAIAAALDAGADIEEQEKDATPLFLAIRSGHPEAVELLIKRGAGVNSQSSLGLPLTGAVLTNAVDIMRLLLAHGADPNAAARGERMLHFAVANSCLDCVKVLVEAGADVNAVWIRGDPARLPAIITAYHLAKHDDHADIAAYLLAHGVTILKPEPISAKLADGDPAKGAAFFAPNCSSCHATRAQGGPTRGPSLWNVVGRDKASTKFDGYSKTLSAWEGTWTYEDLNIFLAGPTLTTPGVDMEIRGAPDETDRLDVIAYLRTLADTPVPLP, encoded by the coding sequence ATGCGTGAGTTGATCGGAAGCCTTCTCATCTATTTGAGCGCTGCTGTAGCCGCCCATGGCGGCCCGCTTCACGACGCGGTCAAGAGCGGCGACCTGACGGCCATCGCGGCGGCGCTTGATGCCGGTGCCGACATTGAGGAGCAAGAGAAGGACGCTACACCTCTCTTTCTGGCAATTCGCAGCGGCCATCCCGAAGCAGTGGAATTGCTGATCAAGCGCGGGGCCGGTGTGAACAGCCAGTCGTCGCTCGGCCTGCCGCTTACAGGCGCCGTTTTGACCAACGCCGTCGATATCATGCGCCTGCTGTTGGCGCATGGTGCTGACCCGAATGCCGCAGCCAGGGGTGAGCGCATGCTGCATTTCGCGGTCGCGAACAGCTGTCTGGATTGCGTCAAGGTGCTCGTCGAAGCCGGGGCAGACGTCAACGCCGTCTGGATCCGGGGTGACCCCGCCCGTCTACCGGCTATCATCACGGCCTATCATCTTGCAAAGCATGACGATCATGCCGACATCGCCGCCTATCTGCTGGCGCATGGCGTCACCATTTTGAAACCCGAGCCGATTTCCGCGAAGCTGGCGGACGGCGACCCGGCAAAGGGCGCGGCGTTCTTTGCGCCCAACTGCTCCTCCTGCCATGCCACCCGTGCCCAGGGTGGACCTACTAGGGGACCGAGCCTTTGGAACGTCGTCGGGCGCGACAAGGCTTCGACCAAATTCGACGGCTACTCCAAAACGCTGTCCGCTTGGGAGGGGACCTGGACGTATGAAGATCTCAATATTTTTCTAGCCGGTCCCACTTTGACGACGCCTGGCGTCGACATGGAAATCCGTGGCGCGCCGGATGAAACCGATCGGCTTGATGTGATCGCCTATCTCAGAACGCTCGCTGACACGCCGGTTCCGCTGCCTTGA
- a CDS encoding class I SAM-dependent methyltransferase: MSRLDSFIRRLTAQRDILNAIIDLVGEMEGPVLEFGLGNGRTYDHLRENFPGRRIVAFDWEVRSYSASTPAAEDMVTGNIRESGQAFLGIGAALAHADIGTGHDEIDAVTLTWLPHLMAGVLAPNGIAVSGLPLEHAELVALPLPEGIKEGRYFVYRRT; this comes from the coding sequence ATGAGCCGCCTCGACAGCTTCATTCGCCGGTTGACGGCCCAACGCGACATTTTGAACGCGATCATCGATCTGGTCGGCGAAATGGAAGGCCCGGTGTTGGAATTCGGCCTCGGCAACGGCCGCACCTATGATCACCTGCGCGAAAATTTCCCCGGCCGCCGCATCGTCGCCTTCGACTGGGAGGTCCGCTCCTATTCGGCCTCGACGCCAGCGGCGGAAGATATGGTGACCGGCAATATCCGCGAGTCCGGCCAGGCCTTCCTCGGCATCGGCGCGGCGCTCGCCCATGCCGATATCGGCACCGGCCATGACGAGATCGACGCGGTAACGCTGACCTGGCTGCCGCATCTAATGGCCGGCGTCCTCGCCCCAAACGGCATCGCCGTCAGCGGCCTGCCGCTGGAGCATGCCGAGTTGGTGGCCCTGCCGCTGCCGGAGGGGATCAAGGAAGGGCGGTATTTTGTGTATCGGAGGACATAA
- a CDS encoding DUF3095 domain-containing protein: MKTVTDEEFFAAVPLFSAFEGVTDAANYRPLPDGWVLALADIVGSTQAIAGGRYKDVNMAGASVISAVLNAVGKGDYPFVFGGDGALIALPGSLEQAARDALSAVQIWVEEDLGLMLRVAIVPVADTRAEGLDVRVARYSASPHVTYAMFWGGGTSWAERQMKLGHYAVERAAAGTRPDLTGLSCRWSPIDAQNGEIVSIIAVPGEGRPGEEFRNLVNGIVAITSEQNRGSHPVPADGPELAFSLHGINREAKATAPAGRRLRQKLIIFLQLAITVICYRLGIPLGRFDARRYKRDVAGNSDFRKFDDGLKMTVDVDAEHLKRIETLLEAARAKGIARYGLHRQASALMTCFVPTPISRDHMHFIDGASGGYAVAASRMTGKSLSAAPSVI, translated from the coding sequence ATGAAAACCGTGACCGACGAAGAATTCTTTGCCGCCGTGCCGCTGTTCAGCGCCTTCGAGGGCGTGACCGATGCCGCCAATTATCGGCCGCTGCCGGATGGCTGGGTGCTGGCGCTTGCCGATATCGTCGGCTCGACGCAGGCAATCGCCGGCGGACGCTACAAGGACGTCAACATGGCGGGCGCCAGCGTCATTTCGGCTGTCTTGAATGCCGTCGGCAAGGGCGATTATCCCTTCGTCTTCGGCGGCGACGGCGCGCTGATTGCGCTTCCGGGCTCGCTGGAGCAGGCGGCGCGCGACGCCCTCTCCGCCGTGCAGATCTGGGTCGAGGAGGATCTCGGCCTGATGCTGCGCGTCGCCATCGTTCCGGTCGCCGACACCCGCGCCGAGGGGCTTGACGTGCGCGTCGCGCGTTATTCGGCAAGCCCGCACGTCACCTATGCGATGTTCTGGGGCGGCGGCACCAGCTGGGCGGAACGACAGATGAAGCTCGGCCATTACGCCGTCGAGCGCGCAGCGGCCGGAACACGCCCCGATCTCACCGGCCTTTCCTGCCGCTGGAGCCCGATCGATGCGCAGAACGGCGAGATCGTCTCGATCATCGCGGTGCCCGGCGAAGGCAGGCCGGGCGAGGAATTCCGCAACCTCGTGAACGGTATCGTCGCCATCACCAGCGAGCAGAACCGCGGCAGCCATCCGGTGCCGGCCGACGGCCCGGAGCTTGCCTTCTCGCTGCACGGCATCAATCGCGAGGCCAAGGCCACAGCCCCCGCCGGTCGGCGCTTGCGCCAGAAGCTCATCATCTTTTTGCAGCTCGCCATCACGGTGATCTGCTATCGGCTCGGTATTCCGCTCGGCCGCTTCGATGCGCGCCGCTATAAGCGCGACGTCGCCGGCAATTCCGATTTCCGCAAATTCGACGACGGGCTGAAGATGACGGTCGACGTCGACGCCGAACATCTGAAACGGATCGAGACGCTGCTGGAAGCGGCACGCGCCAAGGGCATTGCACGCTACGGGCTGCATCGCCAGGCCTCGGCGCTGATGACCTGCTTCGTGCCGACGCCGATTTCGCGCGACCATATGCATTTCATCGACGGCGCTTCGGGCGGTTATGCGGTGGCCGCCAGCCGGATGACCGGCAAATCACTTTCTGCAGCGCCGAGCGTCATTTGA
- the ltrA gene encoding group II intron reverse transcriptase/maturase translates to MSKAMRQMPGQSGRSERQAGEARRCCDLDEAAPPPRTGNDTGAGLLEAALRRENLQRALKQVRANKGAAGVDGLDIDQTAAMLRQCWPAIRDSLREGTYRPQPVRRVMIPKPGGGERELGIPTVLDRLIQQALLQVLQPILDPTFSPHSYGFRPGRGAHDAVLAAQSFVQSGRRVVVDVDLEKFFDRVDHDILIDRLRRKIPDPGVIRLVRAYLNADIVDGDAVIKRTCGTPQGGPLSPLLANLLLDEVDKELERRGHAFCRYADDCNIYVRSRRAGERVMALLRRLYGRLHLTVNETKSAVASVYGRKFLGYAFRQAGGVVKRRVADKAIRAFKDKVRHLTTRVTGRSLKAVVERLGAFVRGWKAYFRLAQTPRVFNDLDEWMRHRLRAIQLKQWKRGWTIFRELTARGANLNAARQVAGNSRRWWRNSAKLLNSVLTIKWADQLGMPRLA, encoded by the coding sequence ATGAGCAAGGCCATGCGTCAGATGCCGGGACAATCCGGGAGATCGGAGAGGCAAGCGGGTGAAGCCCGTCGGTGCTGCGATCTCGACGAAGCCGCGCCCCCGCCACGGACTGGCAACGACACAGGTGCGGGGCTGCTTGAGGCGGCCCTGAGGCGAGAGAACCTTCAGCGGGCATTAAAGCAGGTACGAGCCAACAAGGGTGCTGCGGGTGTGGACGGCCTGGACATCGACCAGACGGCTGCGATGCTGCGCCAATGCTGGCCTGCCATCCGCGACAGTCTGCGGGAGGGGACGTATCGGCCACAGCCGGTGCGTCGCGTGATGATCCCGAAGCCTGGGGGCGGCGAGCGTGAGCTTGGCATCCCCACGGTGCTGGACCGCCTGATCCAACAGGCGCTCCTGCAAGTCCTCCAGCCGATCCTTGATCCGACCTTCAGCCCGCACAGCTACGGCTTCCGCCCAGGACGCGGTGCGCACGATGCCGTCTTGGCGGCGCAATCATTCGTACAGTCCGGACGGCGGGTCGTGGTGGACGTGGACCTGGAGAAGTTCTTCGACCGGGTTGACCACGACATCCTGATCGACCGTCTGCGCAGGAAAATCCCCGATCCTGGCGTCATCCGCCTGGTTCGGGCTTACCTGAACGCCGACATCGTCGATGGGGATGCGGTCATCAAGCGGACCTGTGGCACGCCGCAGGGCGGGCCATTGTCACCGCTGTTGGCCAACCTGCTGCTGGATGAGGTGGACAAGGAACTCGAACGGCGGGGCCATGCCTTCTGCCGCTATGCCGACGACTGCAACATCTATGTGCGGTCGCGACGGGCAGGCGAACGAGTGATGGCTCTGCTGCGGCGTCTTTATGGCCGGCTTCACCTGACGGTGAACGAAACCAAGAGCGCCGTTGCCAGCGTCTACGGCCGCAAATTCCTCGGCTATGCCTTTCGGCAAGCCGGGGGTGTGGTCAAGCGACGGGTGGCCGACAAGGCCATAAGAGCGTTCAAGGATAAGGTGCGTCATCTGACGACCCGGGTAACGGGGCGGTCCTTGAAGGCGGTGGTCGAACGGCTGGGTGCCTTCGTGCGCGGATGGAAAGCCTACTTCAGACTGGCACAAACACCTCGGGTCTTTAACGATCTGGACGAGTGGATGCGCCATCGTTTGCGGGCTATTCAGCTCAAGCAATGGAAGCGAGGCTGGACGATCTTCCGGGAACTGACGGCAAGGGGAGCAAACCTCAATGCGGCGCGCCAGGTGGCGGGTAATTCCCGTCGCTGGTGGCGCAACAGCGCCAAGCTCCTCAACTCTGTGCTCACGATTAAATGGGCCGATCAACTCGGTATGCCCAGACTCGCCTAA
- a CDS encoding nucleotide sugar dehydrogenase codes for MAISTFDTLLQKIETRNARAGVIGLGYVGLPLAMAVARSGFAVTGFDIDPSKMVALDARRSYIDAVSNEALAAEIEARRFQATTDFAGLAECDVIIICVPTPLTKHRDPDLSFVEATSRSIAGHLRPGQLVVLESTTYPGTTDDIVKVILEGTGLKSGSDFFVGFSPEREDPGNQHYHTATIPKVVAGDGPEALSLMKAFYGAAVSTVVPVSSNATAEAVKLTENIFRSVNIALVNELKTVYAAMGIDVWEVIDAAKTKPFGYMPFYPGPGLGGHCIPIDPFYLTWKSREYELPTRFIELAGEINSAMPRYVVGKLAEALDIRAGKALSRSKVLVIGLAYKKNVADIRESPSLRLIEIIEERGGRADYHDPFVAEIPPTREYQALKGRRSAALTPEAVSGYDAVLIATDHDSVDYAALAKSATLIIDTRNVFNRLGLSADHVIKA; via the coding sequence TTGGCCATCTCCACCTTCGACACGCTCTTGCAGAAGATCGAAACCCGCAACGCCCGTGCCGGCGTCATCGGGCTCGGTTATGTCGGCCTGCCGCTGGCGATGGCGGTGGCGCGCAGCGGTTTTGCGGTCACCGGCTTCGACATCGATCCCTCCAAGATGGTGGCGCTCGATGCCCGCCGTTCCTATATCGACGCCGTCAGCAATGAGGCGCTTGCCGCGGAGATCGAGGCTCGCCGCTTTCAGGCGACCACCGATTTCGCCGGGCTCGCCGAGTGCGACGTCATCATCATCTGCGTGCCGACGCCGCTGACCAAACATCGCGATCCCGATCTCTCCTTCGTCGAGGCGACGTCGCGCTCGATTGCTGGGCATCTGCGCCCTGGCCAGCTCGTCGTGCTGGAATCGACCACCTATCCCGGCACGACCGACGATATCGTCAAGGTCATCCTCGAAGGCACCGGGCTGAAATCCGGTTCGGATTTCTTCGTCGGCTTCTCCCCGGAGCGCGAGGATCCAGGCAATCAGCATTATCATACCGCCACCATCCCGAAGGTCGTCGCCGGCGACGGGCCCGAGGCGCTGTCCTTGATGAAGGCCTTTTACGGCGCGGCGGTATCGACCGTCGTTCCGGTCTCCTCGAATGCGACGGCCGAGGCAGTCAAGCTCACGGAGAACATCTTCCGTTCCGTCAACATCGCCCTCGTCAACGAGCTGAAGACCGTCTATGCGGCGATGGGCATCGACGTCTGGGAAGTGATCGACGCAGCCAAGACCAAGCCCTTCGGGTATATGCCCTTCTATCCCGGCCCCGGCCTCGGCGGCCACTGCATCCCGATCGATCCCTTCTACCTCACCTGGAAATCGCGCGAATACGAGCTCCCAACCCGCTTTATCGAGCTCGCCGGCGAGATCAATTCGGCGATGCCGCGTTATGTCGTCGGCAAGCTTGCCGAAGCGCTCGATATCCGCGCCGGCAAGGCGCTGAGCCGCAGCAAGGTGCTGGTGATCGGGCTCGCCTACAAGAAGAACGTCGCTGATATTAGAGAGAGCCCGTCGCTGCGGCTGATCGAGATCATCGAGGAACGCGGCGGACGGGCGGATTATCACGATCCCTTCGTCGCCGAGATCCCGCCGACACGCGAATACCAGGCGCTGAAGGGCCGCCGATCGGCGGCGCTGACGCCGGAAGCTGTGAGCGGTTACGATGCGGTGCTGATTGCGACCGACCATGACAGCGTGGATTATGCGGCGCTCGCAAAAAGCGCTACGCTGATCATCGACACCCGCAACGTCTTCAACCGGCTAGGCCTTTCGGCCGATCACGTCATCAAGGCATAA